In the genome of Actinomadura graeca, one region contains:
- a CDS encoding precorrin-8X methylmutase produces the protein MTVRQPHPIEVRSYEILRSRVDLSPMPPLWRAVAERVIHATADLEYAVDLVTSEESLGQGWAALRDGAPIVTDEGMVAAGISARETLCHATDPAAARMARAAGITRSAAAVRLSYAEVGPGAVWVVGSAAEAIAEIIERGVRPALVIGMPVGFVGASDAKRALRASGLPQLSNVSEKGGSVVAAAAVNALLYHEAAG, from the coding sequence GTGACCGTACGCCAGCCCCATCCGATCGAGGTCCGGTCGTATGAGATCCTGCGCTCCCGCGTCGACCTGTCGCCGATGCCGCCGCTCTGGCGCGCCGTCGCCGAGCGGGTCATCCACGCCACCGCCGACCTGGAGTACGCGGTGGACCTGGTGACCTCGGAGGAGTCGCTCGGGCAGGGGTGGGCCGCGCTGCGGGACGGCGCTCCGATCGTCACCGACGAGGGCATGGTCGCCGCCGGGATCAGCGCGCGCGAGACGCTCTGCCACGCCACCGACCCCGCGGCCGCCCGGATGGCCCGCGCCGCGGGCATCACCCGCTCGGCCGCCGCCGTGCGGCTGTCGTACGCGGAGGTCGGGCCGGGCGCGGTCTGGGTGGTCGGGTCCGCGGCCGAGGCCATCGCCGAGATCATCGAGCGCGGGGTGCGCCCGGCGCTGGTGATCGGCATGCCGGTGGGCTTCGTCGGCGCGTCCGACGCCAAGCGGGCGCTGCGCGCCAGCGGCCTGCCGCAGCTCAGCAACGTCTCCGAGAAGGGCGGCTCGGTGGTCGCCGCCGCCGCCGTCAACGCGCTGCTCTACCACGAGGCGGCGGGCTGA
- a CDS encoding cobalamin biosynthesis protein, translating to MSGAQDDESAAESSQAAVTSRSAESSQAVQTSETAVVGVGASSGASAREVGGLIDLVLAEAGLAPRQVRCVATADGRAAEPLLRAAAGSRGLPLVTYPVAVLARVGVPHPSDAVRARTGTASVAEAAALHAALPAGRAPGGGQARLVVRKRRSAHATAAVATAAREAPDEDPAHQVRQILSNRLMSDKP from the coding sequence ATGAGCGGAGCACAGGATGACGAGTCGGCCGCGGAGTCCTCGCAGGCCGCGGTGACCTCGCGGTCCGCGGAGTCCTCGCAGGCCGTCCAGACCTCGGAGACCGCGGTCGTCGGCGTCGGGGCGTCGAGCGGGGCGAGCGCCCGCGAGGTGGGCGGCCTGATCGACCTCGTCCTCGCCGAGGCGGGCCTCGCGCCGCGGCAGGTCCGCTGTGTCGCCACCGCCGACGGACGGGCCGCCGAGCCGCTGCTGCGCGCCGCCGCCGGTTCCCGCGGGCTCCCGCTGGTCACCTACCCTGTGGCCGTGCTGGCGCGGGTCGGCGTGCCGCATCCGTCCGACGCCGTCCGCGCGCGGACGGGCACCGCCAGCGTCGCCGAGGCGGCCGCCCTGCACGCGGCCCTTCCCGCGGGCCGGGCGCCCGGCGGCGGGCAGGCCCGTCTCGTCGTGCGGAAGCGGCGGTCGGCCCACGCCACCGCCGCGGTCGCCACCGCGGCGCGCGAAGCCCCGGACGAGGACCCGGCGCATCAAGTCCGGCAAATCCTGTCCAACCGCCTTATGTCCGACAAGCCGTGA